The following proteins are encoded in a genomic region of Neurospora crassa OR74A linkage group VI, whole genome shotgun sequence:
- a CDS encoding phytanoyl-CoA dioxygenase — MTQKTSYPSPLLRELQENGFTVIRSLLTPSELTTLRSAADSLTALARAGSWPYIRTVGKQFPPWPSTPPADGSGIWGVQHLLHPDLPLPQASKDAFLKLYFSPSILSIAKQLLPEGTTDDDLVMELFNMLVRPDKDFALSWHRDDIPATASAEEERQRLVPATKPRYHTQWNLSLVDNDTSLVLVPKSHTRPRTDEERAADPFEPDMPGQLVVELNAGDVAFYDNNILHRGVYSSQKERTTLHGSVGHVAGAASGKRARNVLQHGVGEWVERCDFSALGERGEEARERAEGMRERLVRMGRENKDVGFSLDG; from the coding sequence atgacCCAAAAAACCAGCtacccctcccccctcctccgcgaGCTGCAAGAAAACGGCTTCACCGTAATCCGCTCCCTCCTCACCCCCTCCGAACTCACCACCCTACGCTCCGCCGCAGACTCCCTGACGGCCCTCGCCCGCGCCGGTTCCTGGCCCTACATCCGAACCGTAGGCAAACAATTTCCACCCTGGCCCTCCACTCCCCCCGCCGACGGTTCCGGAATCTGGGGCGTCCAACACCTTTTACACCCGGACCTACCCCTCCCCCAAGCATCCAAAGACGCCTTTCTAAAACTCTACTTCTCCccttccatcctctccatcgCCAAGCAACTGTTGCCCGAGGGCACCACGGACGATGACCTGGTAATGGAATTGTTCAACATGCTCGTTCGGCCCGACAAGGACTTTGCTCTGAGCTGGCATCGGGACGATATCCCCGCGACTGCGTCcgccgaggaagaaaggcagaGGCTGGTGCCGGCTACGAAACCGCGCTACCATACGCAATGGAACTTGAGTCTCGTCGATAACGATACGTCCCTGGTTCTGGTTCCCAAGTCACACACGCGCCCGCGCACAGACGAGGAGCGCGCAGCGGATCCGTTTGAGCCTGATATGCCGGGGCAGCTGGTTGTGGAGCTGAATGCGGGGGACGTGGCGTTTTatgataataatattctgcATAGGGGGGTGTATTCGTCTCAAAAAGAGAGGACGACGTTGCATGGAAGTGTCGGGCATGTGGCGGGCGCAGCAAGTGGGAAGAGGGCGAGGAATGTGTTGCAGCATGGGGTCGGGGAGTGGGTAGAACGATGCGATTTCTCGGCGTTGGGGgagagaggggaggaggcgagAGAGAGGGCGGAGGGGATGAGGGAGCGGTTGgtgaggatggggagggagaATAAGGATGTTGGGTTTTCGCTCGATGGTTAG